A single genomic interval of Terriglobus albidus harbors:
- a CDS encoding lactonase family protein, whose translation MKLSLSGRLMLACVVSLALISGMTACGGGTVGFMWVLGTQYNQVDGFKIDNFTGNLTKVVHAPFSSGGTNPVSIVVRPGGRWVYVVNKGVAPTYDKNGAPVANTGTAGTISIYSVGGDGVLSYQLSQSSQGTNPIWAQMDSSGNYLYVLDALSNQNDSSQYVVTSANPNPVGAITVFSIAGDTGRLTLVQNQQTKCTTSACNGQQLTYFPVGKNPTMMKFFSSGYLFTLNAGDSTSTGPSITTYQQNSTNGQLTLVANSTTQLAPAGTNISSITSNGTYVYLTDVTNNQIYAYTVSSGALQPVTGSPFANLSPATTPVWTLVDNKGKFLYVLNQATSNVQNVSSTISAFTIDTQGRLARLADTSNPYPVGSGPVCMLQDPSNQYVYTSNRNDSTVSGFIINQNTGQLSGLTRGSTFPTVGNPTCLVASGNVR comes from the coding sequence ATGAAGTTGAGTCTGTCTGGCCGGCTAATGCTGGCTTGTGTAGTGTCACTGGCACTGATCAGCGGTATGACCGCCTGCGGCGGTGGCACCGTAGGTTTTATGTGGGTTCTGGGCACGCAGTATAACCAGGTTGACGGTTTCAAGATCGACAACTTCACCGGAAACCTGACGAAGGTCGTGCACGCTCCATTCAGCTCCGGCGGCACCAACCCGGTTTCGATCGTGGTTCGTCCCGGTGGACGCTGGGTCTACGTCGTGAATAAGGGCGTTGCCCCCACCTACGACAAGAACGGCGCGCCGGTAGCCAACACAGGCACCGCCGGTACGATCTCGATCTATTCCGTGGGTGGAGACGGCGTACTGAGCTATCAGCTCAGCCAGTCCAGCCAGGGAACGAACCCCATCTGGGCACAGATGGACTCGTCTGGAAACTACCTCTACGTCCTCGATGCTCTCTCGAACCAGAATGACAGCAGCCAGTATGTGGTCACCTCGGCGAATCCAAACCCGGTAGGCGCCATCACGGTATTCAGCATCGCCGGCGACACTGGCCGTCTTACCCTGGTACAGAATCAGCAGACGAAGTGCACCACAAGCGCCTGCAACGGCCAGCAGCTTACCTACTTCCCGGTTGGCAAGAATCCGACGATGATGAAGTTCTTCTCCTCGGGTTACCTCTTCACGCTGAACGCCGGCGACTCGACCTCAACTGGTCCCAGCATCACCACCTATCAGCAGAACAGCACCAATGGTCAGCTCACCCTGGTTGCTAACAGCACGACGCAGCTCGCCCCCGCCGGTACGAATATCTCCTCCATTACCAGCAACGGCACTTACGTCTACCTGACGGACGTCACCAACAACCAGATCTATGCGTACACGGTGAGCAGCGGAGCATTGCAGCCGGTCACCGGCAGCCCCTTCGCCAACCTGTCGCCGGCAACCACGCCGGTCTGGACGCTGGTCGATAACAAGGGCAAGTTCCTCTACGTCCTGAATCAGGCAACCTCTAACGTGCAGAACGTCTCCAGCACCATCTCGGCCTTCACCATCGACACGCAGGGCCGTCTGGCCCGCCTGGCCGATACCAGCAACCCGTATCCGGTTGGCTCCGGCCCGGTCTGCATGCTGCAGGATCCGTCGAACCAGTATGTGTACACCTCGAACCGTAACGACTCCACGGTTTCGGGCTTTATCATCAACCAGAACACAGGCCAGTTGTCAGGTCTTACCCGCGGTTCGACGTTCCCGACCGTTGGTAATCCGACCTGCCTCGTCGCTAGCGGCAACGTGAGGTAA